Proteins encoded in a region of the Candidatus Eremiobacteraceae bacterium genome:
- a CDS encoding S53 family peptidase translates to MAAEERVPIPGTERKVWPGSHQAEPLVADHDVLLTAWLRPRRGGELDADRARALGATPPSRRAYIDRKMLAEQTGADPADVEALRRYCERFALTIAETQWRSVSVSGSLERLIEAFGATVAIFEDDSQRRFRHRSNALHVPADIAAIVHGIFGLHQWPRSRKLGSLARHSTPLQARDVATRYQFPEGDGRGQTIGVVQLRGLFKQSDFDQCMKAQGLIVAAPIVKRVDNAAVAHELATTKDLEAALDVQIIGSLAPGARIVVYEAPDDERGFLDAIREAVFDTEHAPSVLSISYGWSEHLWTPVALHILDDLLAAAALAGMTVFCSSGDNGAELDYDGSPHVLAPASSPFAIACGATVIPAGANAQEQAWEKTGGGFSERFDIPTWQDAVRAVASHHRMHAGRGVPDVAAQEQPGYYVIMDGTELAMGGTSSVAPLWAALTARINQRLGVPIGFFSPILYRQSAEPLLHDITAGSNGRFQAGAGWDPCTGLGIPIGVAIEKTLRAM, encoded by the coding sequence ATGGCAGCAGAAGAACGCGTTCCTATACCGGGAACGGAGCGCAAGGTCTGGCCCGGGAGCCACCAGGCCGAGCCGCTCGTCGCCGATCACGACGTCTTGTTGACGGCATGGCTGCGTCCGAGGCGCGGCGGCGAACTTGACGCCGACAGGGCACGGGCGCTCGGGGCCACACCGCCGTCGCGGCGCGCATATATCGATCGAAAAATGCTCGCGGAGCAGACCGGCGCAGACCCCGCAGATGTCGAGGCGCTGCGGCGCTACTGCGAACGTTTCGCGCTTACCATCGCCGAAACGCAGTGGAGATCCGTATCGGTCAGCGGTTCGCTCGAGCGTCTGATCGAAGCCTTCGGTGCGACCGTAGCGATCTTCGAAGACGACAGCCAACGCCGCTTCCGCCATCGCTCGAACGCGCTGCACGTCCCAGCGGACATCGCCGCCATCGTCCACGGCATCTTCGGGCTGCACCAGTGGCCGCGCTCGCGCAAGCTCGGGTCGTTGGCGCGCCACTCGACGCCGCTCCAAGCTCGCGATGTCGCGACGCGGTATCAGTTCCCTGAGGGTGACGGCCGCGGCCAGACCATCGGTGTCGTGCAGCTGCGCGGCTTGTTCAAACAGAGCGATTTCGATCAATGCATGAAGGCGCAGGGCCTCATCGTCGCCGCGCCGATCGTCAAGCGCGTCGACAACGCCGCCGTCGCGCACGAGCTCGCGACGACTAAAGACCTCGAAGCGGCGCTCGACGTCCAGATCATCGGCTCGCTTGCGCCCGGCGCGCGCATCGTCGTGTACGAGGCGCCCGACGACGAACGGGGTTTTCTCGACGCTATCCGCGAGGCGGTCTTCGACACCGAGCACGCGCCGTCGGTGCTGTCGATCAGCTACGGATGGTCCGAACACCTGTGGACGCCCGTCGCGCTGCACATCCTTGACGATCTGCTCGCCGCTGCGGCGCTGGCAGGCATGACCGTCTTCTGCTCGTCCGGAGATAATGGCGCCGAGCTCGACTATGACGGTTCGCCACACGTGTTGGCGCCGGCATCAAGCCCTTTCGCGATCGCATGCGGCGCAACGGTGATCCCTGCAGGCGCGAACGCACAAGAGCAGGCGTGGGAAAAGACCGGCGGCGGATTCAGCGAGCGATTCGACATCCCCACGTGGCAAGACGCCGTGCGAGCGGTCGCTTCGCATCACCGCATGCACGCAGGGCGCGGTGTGCCGGACGTCGCTGCACAGGAGCAGCCCGGCTACTACGTGATCATGGACGGAACCGAGTTGGCGATGGGCGGCACGAGCTCGGTCGCGCCGCTATGGGCAGCGTTGACCGCGCGGATCAACCAACGGCTCGGCGTGCCGATCGGCTTTTTCTCGCCGATCCTCTACCGTCAATCCGCCGAGCCGCTCTTGCACGACATCACCGCGGGCAGCAACGGCCGCTTTCAAGCCGGCGCTGGTTGGGATCCATGCACGGGGCTGGGTATTCCGATCGGAGTTGCGATAGAAAAGACGTTGCGCGCAATGTAG